One Cicer arietinum cultivar CDC Frontier isolate Library 1 chromosome 8, Cicar.CDCFrontier_v2.0, whole genome shotgun sequence DNA segment encodes these proteins:
- the LOC105851438 gene encoding uncharacterized protein, translated as MKGLCLNGKVQEALHFHDHVVAKGFHLDQLSYGTLINGLCKMGETRPALQLLTLIDGKLANANVVMYSTIIDSLCKDKSINYAYELYSEMIAKRISPDVITFNNLIYGFCMVGQLKEAFGLFYEMVLKNINPDVYTFNILVDSLCKEGKVKEAMNVLAMMMKKGVKPSVVTYNTLMGGYCLVNQVNKAIKIFNTMVHKGVVPNVQCYSIIINGLCKNKMVDEAMNLFKEMHNKMIVPDVVTYSTIIDGLCKSGKISCAWELVDEMHRIGLQVDVITYSSLLHALCKKNHLDQAIALVKKMTGQGIRPDIFTYTILIDGLCKGGRLKNAQGAFV; from the coding sequence ATGAAAGGGCTATGTCTTAACGGTAAAGTCCAGGAAGCTCTTCACTTTCATGATCATGTGGTGGCAAAGGGATTTCATTTGGATCAATTAAGTTATGGGACCTTGATAAATGGGTTGTGTAAAATGGGGGAAACAAGACCCGCCCTGCAATTGCTTACACTAATTGACGGGAAATTGGCCAATGCTAATGTGGTAATGTATAGCACAATCATTGATAGTTTATGTAAAGATAAATCTATAAATTATGCCTACGAGTTATATTCTGAAATGATTGCAAAGAGAATTTCTCCTGATGTTATCACTTTCAATAATCTAATCTATGGATTTTGCATGGTAGGTCAATTGAAAGAAGCATTTGGTTTGTTCTATGAAATGGTATTGAAAAACATTAACCCAGATGtttatacttttaatatattgGTCGATTCCTTATGCAAGGAAGGAAAGGTCAAAGAAGCTATGAATGTGTTAGCTATGATGATGAAAAAGGGTGTAAAACCAAGTGTTGTTACTTATAATACACTAATGGGTGGGTATTGCTTAGTTAATCAAGTGAACAAGGCCATAAAAATATTCAACACTATGGTGCACAAGGGAGTGGTGCCAAATGTTCAGTGCTACAGTATCATTATTAATGGATTGTGCAAGAATAAAATGGTAGACGAAGCCATGAACTTGTTTAAAGAAATGCATAACAAGATGATTGTTCCTGATGTGGTAACTTATAGTACCATCATTGATGGTTTGTGTAAATCGGGGAAAATCTCTTGTGCTTGGGAACTTGTTGATGAGATGCATCGTATAGGTCTACAGGTTGATGTAATCACTTACAGTTCTCTATTACATGCTTTGTGCAAAAAGAATCATCTTGACCAGGCAATTGCATTGGTTAAGAAAATGACAGGCCAAGGTATTCGGCCAGATATTTTCACATACACTATATTGATTGATGGACTATGCAAAGGTGGAAGGCTTAAGAACGCACAAGGAGCTTTTGTCTAA